The DNA window GCCTGATGGGTTTTCCTGGTGTGTGTAATAAAATAGTAAGTCCAATAGCAGAGGCAATGGaacctgtattttttttttatcctcagAGCAGAACCCTCCCTTAGCTGAAAGGGCATCTGAGAGTTCAGACTGGAGCACTTTATGGCACCCAGATTGCTGAGAGAACTTCAGCCACTTTCTCCTGACGTCTCTCTCTGGGCCAAATAAACCACGTAATGGAACAAGCAGAACGCATTTACTTTAATGGCTTCTTTTAAAAAGAACTAAGGCCTAATGTATTTTTACTGCACGCAATGCTGTCACAACGATGAGCTGAGACAtatatgaacattttatttatttattcaatctATCTAAAATGCATTTGCTGATTATTACTaagtattaaacattacatcTATAGATGGCCAACATACAAAGTTAGACTATGAACAGGATGGAGGGAGTGAGAAGAAAGAATGACTCAGTGTTTGAGTTACAACACTGTGAAGGCTGTAGGTACACGTGGTAATGGTCAATGACCTGAGAGGGGACTTGAAAAAATAGGAGTGTACTCCAACATCACAGCTAATTAGAAAGAGTGAAAAAGGTGAGAAGTTCAGAAATCATTCCCCTGCTGTGATGTCCAGAGGATTTTATGGGCTTTGAGACTAAAACTGACTAAAATGCATGGGTAACTGCTGTGAAATTATTAAGTATATTGAGATAACCACAATGCAAATACTAGTCATGTCCACGAATTGAACTGTTTTTGTATGTTGACTTCCATATCTGTTGCAGATATCTGTTTTTGAGACTCcacatatataataaacataggCAATTCTAGAAGTGTCTATCATTTGGGTTGGACAGGCTCCATAATGGTGTAAACCCCAATGACCTCCACAGAAATCAGGGTTCTACATCAATTTTAGGTAAAAATTAAATGGATGCATTTAAAATGGCGACTCTCATAGAAATGCAAGAAGTTTACATGTACACTCCCCAAGCAATTTATAAGGAACAGATGCACAGTCATTCCTTtgattatctaatcagccaattgtgttgcagcagtgcagtgcataacATCATGCAAATaaaaaccagcagcttcagggaTATTATTATATCGCATCACCCCTCAGAAGGGGTAAATATGTGCTCTTCAGTGATTTTGAGAGTGATGAGGCACATGGGCAGAATTTGATGCTAAAAGCACAAATCCAGTGAACCCAACCTGCCATGTGTCAACAGTACAGGCTGACAGGGGTGGTATAATGGCCAATTCCAGCAAGATAGTGTACCCAGTAAAACCACACActtaaagaaatgtttccaaCATGTTGCGGAATCCAAGTGAGTGTTTGGTGAGCGGATGTAATTATCTCAACCAaacaataatactaataaaaaaacaatggcATGACAGTGCATGCAGTGATTCAGTGAGCATGCCATGCCAAACCATATCAAATAGTCACCTGAGGCAGAGAGATGCCATCACCAGAGAACAGCGAGCTCAAGTGGACCGCTTTCTCCTTTATGCTTTTTTTATGGAATTCTCTAGCGTTTTGAGTCTGGGTTTTCCTCTATAGCAGGCAAGAGGACAGAAAAACAGAGCAAgtgtgaaaaagaaaacaaggaCTGAATTCATGATGAATGTGATCGaacccttaaccttaaccctgtgGAGTCTGCAAACGGGCCAGTGTGTCAATTGTttcttttaatatatttttctattaatATATTTGCAATAATACAGTGCAGAAATATGAAGACAAGTCTCCAtactcttctctgccttttgcCCTGTCTAACTGGCACCAAAACAATTTGTCCAGATTAGTAAAGGTGTGTTTTTACAGGGCAATTTCTAAGACCAGACATCAATTTTAGAACAAATGCAAAAATTGAGAAAATACCATTAGATTCCAGAGGATTAAATACCAACATTTGTTTTCATCTTTAAATGTTGCTGCAAGATCTGCAGCTGTGCTTCCTCTagaaaatgtttgtttgtgGGTGGCATTTGTTGTTGGGGAAGGCAGGGGAGTTCTACAAGCTAACTTTATGTGGCTATCAGTAACCTACCCTTTATGACCCTGCTACTACAGTAGGACTAAAGGTtgaaatacagaatacaaaagTTTAAATGGTCTCTGCAGTGTCAACTGTGACTCACCATTAGATACTGTTAATTCTAGGCTTAGCCTACATTTGAGAAACTGGCTCCAAATGTGCTCTGGATATTCATTGACATGTCTTTGTGTTTTGTCTATTTAAACAAAGAACTGAATGTACTGAAAGCTAGAGCATCAAACTGGTGGTCATGTTTCAGCAGTGCATCACCCACTAATTTCAACAATAGGGGAAATACTGTGTTGAGTCAATATAAATGGACTGACAGAGAAAGTACAGAGATAGAGCAAAATAACAGGATGGGAAAGGCCACAGGAATAGAGGGAGGAAAGGGAAGGGAGAAAGTGGATAGATGAAAGTGGAGGTGATCACCTGACTGATCTTTTCCTCCACCTTCTGCAGgcgctggagcattgctgtcatGGCCAGAACAGCAGAGTGACAGGCTCCACTAGAGTTGGCCTCTGTGCCTGGACTCTCTAAAGCAGGCTGTGTGTTTGGCCGTGTGTGTGTACCGGCAGACTGCTTTTGTGATGAAGGAGCTAGAATCCTAGAGGCCTCTATGTGTGACCGTGTATGTATGTCAGGGGGTTCTGTGCGTGACCGGGTGCGTGGGTGAGTGGGCCGGATGGGCTTGAGGGAAACACACAGAGGGTTGGAAAAGGGCACGGTGAGCAGAGCAGCTGGGCACTCCTCTGTAAGTCTGATGCTGGGGGCGGCCTGGAACTGCAAACACATTGCACGTGAGCAGGGCTGGGGCTCAGACTTTGAGCTGCTCAGCTGAGTGGTTTACATTGCAGTCTGCTATATTGCATTACACAAACTTCCAGAGCTTTAAGGACTGACTGTAGTTACACTTTGGAGTTACACTATGTGCACTACAGAAATGTGTGCACACATTCCTCATGAATATAATACATTACATCAACCACATCACTTTTGGCACTGCTTGTGTTGGTGTAATATCTATTTTCATTTGAATGAATGTGCAAATAAAGCACACATTTCAGTACATTCATCGCCAATTGTTTCAGTATGCCTTTCAAGTATGTACCTGCTTTTTAGAGGGTGGAGGTGGTGGGGTTTTCTTCTTGGCTTTGTTGAAGGGTGGAGTGTCTGTCATATCGAGTGATGGAGGCCTTGGAGACCTCTCAACACTCGAGTCAGACTGAGATGATTAAGCCAGCAGCAGttaaagagagaaaaggccAATAGGGTTAGCAGAACAGCAGGAAAAAGGAGAATTACTGGAAAGAAGTCACTAGAGAAGGAAGCAAGGTATCACAGTTCAGCAGAGCTATAACAAAGACAAAATGATTTTCCAGGGCCAGTGCTGGAAACAGTTACTTAGAAGTTATAGTTAGGATTTCATAAAGGATTTTAAGGCTAGTGGATTTTTACCTGCCTACGGAGAGTGCAGCTTGGGGTGCTCTCCTCAAACTTTGCCAGTAGTTGAGAGGCCATGAACTTGACCTTGTTCTCCTTCAGCTCTCGGCCTTCGGATGTTAACGATGAACTTTGACTGCTGAAGTTTGTTGCCTGGCAAATATAATTAAACAACAATGAACTCTGGTTATAAATAAGAAGCTTAGGTTAGTCACATCACTATGAAACACAAGGGTGCATGGATAATCGTTGTCCATTATATAAAGTCACTTTAATGGTATTGCTCTTACCTCTTCCAAATAACTGCATACCTTCCGTCTTCTTTTGTAAAAAGAATCATTGTCATCCACCTTTTTATCATCCTAAAAGgtaaaaaagggggggggggacaaatAATGCTTTAATAACTTCAAAGCATTAGTGTACATAATAGAGATAGAAAATGTGGTGAAATTCTATACCAAAGTAAACACATCTTCAAACAGAATGTGGTTGAAAAAAGATATAGCTGATCTACGGACACCACTCCATACCTTTGGGATCCGTTTTCGAGGTTGTGTTAAGCTCAGCGATCTATAAACAGGTCGGGATGATCTTGAGGCAGATTCATCATTATTTTCATCAGTCTTTCTTCTTAAATctgcaacaaaaacaaataactgAAACATGTGGCAAATCAAAGGCAATGTTCATTGTATTGCTATAATCAAATGCAAGTAAACCATATGCTACAACATGGAAAGAATATGAAGGACCATCTGTGTTTTTTAAGAACTGTCCAAGTGAAGTTTTTTCATGGCAACTTTTACTGAAAGCACTTAAGGACACCACGGATGTATACAATTAGCATTACATGCCATACCACTTATATTTAGGTGGCCAGTGTTACTGTGAATGTAGCTATATGCATACCCTCTCTATAGGTACTATATCCACTCTATACTAGTATTCAGTGGTGTAGGGAGAGCTGGGGAATATGTGCATTCCTCTCATTCCAGAGTACATGACTGATGGAACTGCTTAACAAAGTTTTGTTCCAGTACAGCAAGGCCAAATTATGTGTtactgcatctccatttacaaatGCTTCATCTTCGCAACCTCCATAGGGAAGACATTCCTCAGGCCAACATTAAATGGGTCAACAGAAGATTCAATAGAAATATTGTACAGCGGTTTGTGATGGTGTCGGACAAGTGCGACAACTTCATGACAAAGGTAAGACATATTAATGTATTCCGCCCATTGTAGGATGAAGATCACAGCTTTATCTGGTACCTGCACTTCCGTCTTTGtacataaaaaagagaaagacttTGACAGACCACTCTATACTGGAAAAATTGTAAAAATTAAACactgaaaataaatataaaaatataatgtaatattgtataataatataaataatatataataatggcTTTATGGGCTAAGAACCAACTGAGATCAGCTATTTTATACTATGCAgctgataaaaaaaacattggttatTGTTTAATGTTTCTATATTAATAACCTAAATACACAAAGTTGTTTAGTGTTATACTCTATACTGCTTTGTGACGTTATCTGTCATGATGACAATGTCATTACATTGTCCCCATAAGAATTCAGTGACAGCATGTCGCTTACCTGATGGTGGCAGAGGAGTTCCCCTGAAGAGCTCGTAGAATTTGGAGAGGTATGTTACCATGCTGTTCTTGTCTGGGTCCTGGCCTGATGCTATCTCTTTGCCTGTGGTAAACGGCTTTATGCCAAACTCCTTCTCAGCCACATCAAACGCAAGCTGAGCATTCTTAGCAGCATCCTCCTCATTCAGTGCATCATAATCTCTATAGGACAAGAAGAGTATAGTCAAATGAAAAACAGAAGATGTATAGAACATGTGACAGCCCTCAAACTAAACAGTTATCAAACTGGTTTGTGTTATGTGTAGCACCTCTTGACAACATGGTCCATGAAAAGGGGTGTGAACTCTAGCACATAGTAACATTGTTACTAGTAACAAACTGTTCTTAGTTCACCATATCATGGTCAGGATGAGAGGTGGAGTGTAAAAAAGCTGTCTTTGCAGAGGCCAAACCACTTTTCACATCTTCTGCTCGTGTTTGGATTTGCACAAttgcaaactgtgctggaacaAGTGCTCAAAAAGAGAAATCAGAGACACCCAGAACAGCTGCCAGGATCCAACAACGCACAGCAAGATTTATGACCATGTGTTTAGACAGGCCACTCTAGGTTAATATTTGTAAGCTGTTTACAGCTATATGCCACTGAAACTTTGATAACCCTGCTGATCCACTGTGACATACAACTACTGTTTCACATAAAAACAATAGATTTTCTATTGTAATTAAATAATGTAATCTACAAGGTcacatataattattttttaaatgtgactTAAGACCAGTTGTATATGAGATTCTTATCTAAAATTATGCCTCAGTTATACTCTCAAAGAGTAATGTATATGGCATGTGAGAGAGCAAAATCAGGGTCTTTATGGCAGAGACCATTGTTGGTTTGTCATTTAGTTACTTATCTTAAAGActtatttagtaattattacTAAATAGTCTGTGACTACTATGAAACTAATGTAGGTTATGTAGTTATTGAAGTGAGGGGCTGAATTATGAATCAGGGATTAAACTGTTTGTGGTCTTACATGAGATGTGCTCTGAAGCGGTGGATGAGGGCACAGAAGGCTAGGCCACTGCTCCATGATGAGACCAGATCAGTCACACTCACGCCTTTATAGCCCTCTGTCTGCTTCTGACACCAAGTCAGCAACCTGCTGGGTCTGACCTCAGACTCTATAACAAAAATCCAGAcacatccacacaaacacaaagagtTGTGAAGCCATTTGCCATTAGGTGATGAAAGACCAGGCTTACTTTTTAGTCAAATTATAGCAATATCCTATGCAGCAATTTCAATAACATAACAAAGCTCATGTCAGCCAATTGTGCAATCGATCCACAGTTCGAATTGAATTCTTTTGTGTGAAGGTGATAATGAGCCCCTCCACCAAACAAGCCCAGAATCAGCCTTGGGTACCGACTCATGTGTTCGGTTCTAAAAAATGCCCTTAATATCTGTATTGGTGGACTTTTTCACACATAAGTGTTGGTTCTTAAAGATTAATAAACTAACCACCTACACCACCTGGTTCACCACAGATCACCACAATAATCTGGTTGTTCCAGTTCCACATGAACAAACATTTTGGGTAGCTTTATTTGTGTACATTGAGGCCACTGACTATGAGGGGAATCTTCTGAAAAGGCAATCCTCTCAATGTGACTCCTCTTGTGAAAACAATCTTTATACTCCCACACACCTGAAATCCACACCCATAATGCTATTTTGGGACTATTTTAGAGTTGGAATGAGCTGGGAAAAGGAATGCCCCAAACATCTAACGAAGCTTGGAGATTCCTCCTGTCTCTACAATCTTTGTGAAATATTTCCTAGTTTGCATGGGATACATGCATGGAGCGAGTTCACAATGTAAATAATGATTAAGCTGACCTCGACGTGCCAGGTTCACTGGGCGCCGTATAGTAGCAGCTCGCTCCAAAGAGCAGGACTTCATTTCTCCACTTATGTAGTAGTTACGGACCTGTGCAGAACAGATATAAatggtgaaataataaaatTGTACATGGTTTCGCCAAGACCCAAAggtaataattattaaaatgaaaggtAATTTCACCTGGTGTGGTCGGACACAGTTGGAGTTGAGGTTTGGATAACGTGTTCCAGGGTCGATGGTGTACTGATCAAAGTTCTTGGCAATGTTTTCAGGTGTTGTCTGAGGTAACAATCGGTAAAGACTCTCCCTGACGCAGAAAATCATGGCATCATAAACAGAACTTTTCGGGCACTGACAATGTCAATGTCATAGGCAATAATGCAACTATATGGTGTAGCTGATAAAATGAATGTGGGTACAAGGTAACTGTCAAAGGTAAACTAgaaaattgtgtgtgtatttatattctTTAAACTATACCAACCTCTCTGCCAACACATCCAGTGGTATTCTATGCTGTGACCAGCTCTTGATCATCCAAGCTGTGTCAAAGGCCGCCAAGAAGCCACGGGCACACCCTGTGCCCATCGGCCAAAAAGGCTACAGACAAGGTTTCCAAAGTTAGCATTATATTTAATGCTCAAAACCAATAACCAAGCAAAATGATTTAAAAGAAAGTCCTCAAGTTGAATATTCACTGATTTACCTCAAGCAGACTGTCTCCCACCAATGCCACCAGCAGGTGATGGCCAAACCTCTCTCTGACCAGAGCAGCGTTCTCTGAGGCGTACATGCAAGTGAAGTCGAACATGGCTACATCTGGCTGGTCGAGGTGGTTCATGGCGTAGTCCAGTGTGGGCAGCTGGTAATGAGTGGCGTAGTCGGCAGCCTCCCGAGCATAGCTTAGAAGAGCCTCCTGGTTTACATTCTCACTGCTTAGCAGAGCATCTGTGTCTATATAGTCCTGTAACAGACACAACACACCATAACATCatgctgctgttttcactttAGGGGAATGTTGCTTTTTTAGGAGCTTCCCATGAGAACATTTCGAGTGAAGCCAAACAAGCCGTCAGTGATCTTTCAAAAAAGGAACTCCTCCTTGCGTCACTCTTTCTAAGAGACTATGACTACCAGATTTTTGGCTTTGCTCAAAGACGTTCCTGCATGTGCAGACACAGATTTGGTTGAATGACTTTTCTAAACTGACCACCCTTGCTGAGGGCTTTATGACATTTGCTCTTCTCTAGGTTCTTTTATGAATCAGCACAGTCTGTCAAATCTGTGAGTCAAGACTGTCAGTTCCAGTATAAACTCTGCATCAGTGGTGAGACCTAAATACCACTAAGTATGAGTgcttatgtttgtgtgtgtgtctgaataaaaaaaaaacacacacagagaatgaGAGATCATAAGATGGTGAAATATGTTCTccttataaatgtttatgcCCTCTTTGCTGTgtttatgcgtgtgtgtgttcacagccTATTACACTGGCAGGCTACAATAACAAAAGAGTCATCGTACCCTATGCCACACCTTCCGTAAACCACTTCCTCTTGGACGTTTGGCAAGCTAGAGCCACTACTCACATGAATGATGACTCCTTTATCCAGAAGGCTCTGCTTCTTAGCCGTCATCACAAagtagtgtgtgttgtcttTATAATACACTATGTTCTCCAAATCGATGCCTGCATCAGAGACACAACCACCAGAAGATGAGTCATTCAGAAGAAACCGGACATCACAAACGTCTGTAATGCAACACTTTTACTGTGGAAATCAGGAGTTtaatgaatgatttagtaaGGAATTCTTCTGTAATGGAGGCTAGCCATAACAGGTACACAAACTTAACATGTACCTGCACAAAATGCTggcaaaagataaaaaaaaacagagagaaggagaaagagaaagagaaaagagaactGAAACCTAGCTCAGCTTAGAACAAGATAATTACACCATCCTATGctgatagtttttttttcacacttcaaatctgatttgactTTTTGAATTTTGGACTAGTTTTTGAGTGTTCAGAAGTTACAAATGACAAAGTTGCATTTGCTTGCATATCTATATTAGTTGCCATAGTGACTAAGAAGAGAGGTACAACCTTAGTTGTTCATGTGTACCTTTACATAAAGACAATAACTACTGAATAGAACAATCACACTATAGTCCACAACAGTGCTGCACATTTTATCAAGTAGAACAGAACAGGACATCAGTGTAAGCTGACATGGTCAGGAGATAAGATTAGCTAACAAATAGATTCTACTGGTAATATTCAGAGAGACATCAGCAGTCATGATAAAGCTACAACATACAAAtaacaaatatttatatatgttatagAAAAGGTTAAACTTTCCAGATTTAAACTCTATATAAACATCTATATAAacaacatatttaaaatatataaacatccAATGTTATTGTAGCACACTCTGCTGTCAAGGACCACCGTAGCATACACGTATCAAACATAAAAGATTTACTTTTCTCAGATATTGGCTTTTAAGAGTTCttaaggaactgggagctgaatggtcaggtaggtcagtcagaccgaactgtaagatattaaacacttttaaaacagtcatttaaaatgttGCTTCTAGGCAAAGTTAATGAGtttagaatgtctgattatagactaaagtaattttactggtgtttactaTTGTGTATTAGCACAACTTACATAAGATCTGGGGTtagattatttttaaaaacaaaaagagttGGTCAGATCAGCATTGGATGATAGTCAGCATTAGGAGACTCGGATCGCACTTTAGCCATCTTGTTTTTACATGTGTTTTTGTTCTCTCACCTGTCTCCTGCTTGAGGTCCTGAAAGAACTTCTGGTTGAAGATAAAGGCCACCCCACTGATCTCTTCCACTTTGGCCTCCGCTGTCGTATTTCTGTTAATGAAGTTAGCCGTGATGGCGATGGCCAGTTTCCCACGGAACTCTTTCCGCCGAAACCCTAAGAGACAGGATTGAGACAAAAGGGGTTAACGCAGGAGGACATGGCTGATTCATGATGGAGGACCCCAAAGTCAAATGCAGCCTTTGGGGAAGTTCCAGACAGAGTGAGacttaaagagagagaaaagagaaagtaagAGTAACTTTGAGACTGCAGGTATGCAAGACACTTTAGAGccggaaagagaaagagaggggtaGACAGAGAAAtggacagagaagagagagacagaatgaaagTGTGTGATGTGGCATTTTTCTCTTCCTGCCAGGCAGAGGCATGCTAATCCTGGGGAAATCTGCTGCTGCCTAAATCACAGGCTGGTTATTTTAGGCTCAGACGAGCTTGGCTTCACCACAAAGGTATGAGTAGTTTAAAGCCACGggtcctggagctccatgcTGCCTGCAGCTATCTAATTAGTTCTATCAGAACTTTGGGGGTGGAAAAAACACATATTTACTGCTTAACTGAAAAAACAGGTACAGAACTGTCTGTTCAATTGCGCAGCGTTTCAGGCTTCaggacaggatttaacagcgcTAAGATGAAAGTGTGTGTCGTTACCCTGCAGGTGTGGGCCTGTGGTGCAGAACAGTGAGGAGGACAAACCGTCTCTGGTCTCCTGTCCTGCAGAATAATGTATGAGGTTCTGCAAAGTGCCTCTCAGGCCAGGCTTGCAGCTGATTACTGGCCAGAGCTGTTCCATTACTGTCACGTTAATTCATCGAGACGTCACCCCGCCCGCGCACTCACCCACATCCCGGCGCTCCCCTCACACGACCGCGCACCCTGAGAGGGGGATATATTTAACTTCCACCAGACGGCCCCAAACAGGCCAGTTACTGCACAGGACGAACTGCTAAAGCATTCCCCCTTCAAAGTTACTCATAATTGTGCAATGAGCTAAACGACTCATCATTTGGAGCGGCCCGATAATTCCCTTATTTGGAATAAGCATCTGTTTGGGGATAGGTACAAAGATGACGGGTATAGGGGGAAGGAGTCCAACAGGCAAGCATCAACAGCTGAGCAGCAGCCAGCAAGACTCAGCCCATGGCGCTATTTAGGAACGCACACTGATCCTCTGATTTCATATGTAACCTCGCACTTGGCGAGGGCCTGATGACATCATGGGCTATCGTTTTACAGAGCAGGGCTTGATTTTATGGCTTTCCAGCTTTCTTGGATGAAACAATCCAGTCGAAATGGTATGGAAGTGCAGCCAAGAGCAACAGCCAAGTTTCTCTCAGTCATAGTCATTTAAGCTCCACTACTGATAAGGAGTATAGGGTAGACGTCTGTCCTGGATTTTGTCTGAAGACTTTATTTTGTAATGGTTGGTCTTACAAAACGTTCTGGAGTTACTTTATATGGAGTGCCATGGCTTGTTACGAATACAGAGTCAACAAAAACATACTCTAGTGAAAGAGCATGTGACGGGCTATTTGTGTTACCAAGCTACCATATCAtattctgagctgttttagttACCCTGGAACGTTTCATCTGTATTTATAGAGCAACAATAATTATAGCGACTTTGTTACTGTGTAAAAACATAGGATCCCATAagtgtatttagtgtattatgagtaatttttttttggtgaattTTTGGACTTTTGGTGACTTACTATGTAAATTTAGAACTGCATCACAGGCATTGGTGTACAAACCTTCAAGGGTGTTCCGTCTTCCATCAGCCCCCACCACTACATCAAAATCAAAGTCAGCCACAGGGTGATCTGCTGGACGAATCTCTGCTCTCCAACCAGGCCCTattgcacacgcacacacacaaacatacatgtGCATGCTTATCTGTGCCTATAATTCATCAAGCTGATGTTATATGGACAGACAGTTGAAATGATCGTTGCAACATatttatagctgtatttacatcTTTAATAGCATGTTTAATTACACAGTactcttaaacataaaggtgctacaaatggttccttgagtGAGGCCACAGAGGAACCATAAGAAACAATGTCTGTAATAGTGATGTGTAAGTGTGATGAACCTTTCCATCAAGTGatagttctttaaaggttcttcacacttctctattacaaacatggtgtcAGAAGTGTTTCttccatttgtagcacctttatttttatgagtgTACCTTTACGAGTGTACTTAAACTTTAAAATAAGAGGAGGTTGTGGCACATTACGCAAGTCAGCTTAGCACCTTACATAGTTTTCAAATT is part of the Salminus brasiliensis chromosome 17, fSalBra1.hap2, whole genome shotgun sequence genome and encodes:
- the mical2a gene encoding F-actin-monooxygenase mical2b isoform X9, translated to MGETEDEKSQAGKLFENFVQASTCKSTLQAFNILCSYLELDPLEHSTFYSSLKSKLTCWKAKALWIKLDKRASHKEYKKGKACTDTKCLIIGGGPCGLRTAIELAFLGAKAVVIEKRDTFSRNNVLHLWPFTIHDLRGLGAKKFYGKFCAGAIDHISIRQLQLMLLKIALLLGVEFHINVEFVKLLEPPEDQENEGPGWRAEIRPADHPVADFDFDVVVGADGRRNTLEGFRRKEFRGKLAIAITANFINRNTTAEAKVEEISGVAFIFNQKFFQDLKQETGIDLENIVYYKDNTHYFVMTAKKQSLLDKGVIIHDYIDTDALLSSENVNQEALLSYAREAADYATHYQLPTLDYAMNHLDQPDVAMFDFTCMYASENAALVRERFGHHLLVALVGDSLLEPFWPMGTGCARGFLAAFDTAWMIKSWSQHRIPLDVLAERESLYRLLPQTTPENIAKNFDQYTIDPGTRYPNLNSNCVRPHQVRNYYISGEMKSCSLERAATIRRPVNLARRESEVRPSRLLTWCQKQTEGYKGVSVTDLVSSWSSGLAFCALIHRFRAHLIDYDALNEEDAAKNAQLAFDVAEKEFGIKPFTTGKEIASGQDPDKNSMVTYLSKFYELFRGTPLPPSDLRRKTDENNDESASRSSRPVYRSLSLTQPRKRIPKDDKKVDDNDSFYKRRRKVCSYLEEATNFSSQSSSLTSEGRELKENKVKFMASQLLAKFEESTPSCTLRRQSDSSVERSPRPPSLDMTDTPPFNKAKKKTPPPPPSKKQFQAAPSIRLTEECPAALLTVPFSNPLCVSLKPIRPTHPRTRSRTEPPDIHTRSHIEASRILAPSSQKQSAGTHTRPNTQPALESPGTEANSSGACHSAVLAMTAMLQRLQKVEEKISQRKTQTQNAREFHKKSIKEKAVHLSSLFSGDGISLPQTQTDPCALNLTLHSSPKLTSPQTAFTSPSSHPLSSSSSLLVQQISEGKRPSFSLQSDFKVPVQKGYKIVKFPTKLFSQIVHPPHSRSILSPPHSHQECTTTPASKPSLHSSSSLKQTNAFLHPDVPRCEKEMLKDTVNGSHVLNSTRSTSSFNHQKEQELTQCSSDKNSQKPKKTCPSAASFPHFSSALPLLHPPQFTATSPSSFPSSQPKQLGMLLSKTETQGEMQKNSHVCSISSSTTSFTLRKLTEVLQSKKGSNGPKERTVGKVSLVVGARAETLLTLYENDHRPKAAYSDSPGSFRREFHQSLGDVCHACKKRVYVAERLRAEGLFFHRECFRCDTCSAPLSQGGHAFDSEQGKLYCKLHFSQRNLGKRGEIFDPHMPPDDTIHPSTMPSPVRVESSPSQSPGTLSSLLKRSLHWPLHVSRSVCAVPRRVASWLGGKTRDVGLHIRDNAENYVFLYELLSVGLPLLAALHELLLQLQAEPEAEAGPLQLQALQEWLEQHLGPWLFT
- the mical2a gene encoding F-actin-monooxygenase mical2b isoform X6 — its product is MGETEDEKSQAGKLFENFVQASTCKSTLQAFNILCSYLELDPLEHSTFYSSLKSKLTCWKAKALWIKLDKRASHKEYKKGKACTDTKCLIIGGGPCGLRTAIELAFLGAKAVVIEKRDTFSRNNVLHLWPFTIHDLRGLGAKKFYGKFCAGAIDHISIRQLQLMLLKIALLLGVEFHINVEFVKLLEPPEDQENEGPGWRAEIRPADHPVADFDFDVVVGADGRRNTLEGFRRKEFRGKLAIAITANFINRNTTAEAKVEEISGVAFIFNQKFFQDLKQETGIDLENIVYYKDNTHYFVMTAKKQSLLDKGVIIHDYIDTDALLSSENVNQEALLSYAREAADYATHYQLPTLDYAMNHLDQPDVAMFDFTCMYASENAALVRERFGHHLLVALVGDSLLEPFWPMGTGCARGFLAAFDTAWMIKSWSQHRIPLDVLAERESLYRLLPQTTPENIAKNFDQYTIDPGTRYPNLNSNCVRPHQVRNYYISGEMKSCSLERAATIRRPVNLARRESEVRPSRLLTWCQKQTEGYKGVSVTDLVSSWSSGLAFCALIHRFRAHLIDYDALNEEDAAKNAQLAFDVAEKEFGIKPFTTGKEIASGQDPDKNSMVTYLSKFYELFRGTPLPPSDLRRKTDENNDESASRSSRPVYRSLSLTQPRKRIPKDDKKVDDNDSFYKRRRKVCSYLEEATNFSSQSSSLTSEGRELKENKVKFMASQLLAKFEESTPSCTLRRQSDSSVERSPRPPSLDMTDTPPFNKAKKKTPPPPPSKKQFQAAPSIRLTEECPAALLTVPFSNPLCVSLKPIRPTHPRTRSRTEPPDIHTRSHIEASRILAPSSQKQSAGTHTRPNTQPALESPGTEANSSGACHSAVLAMTAMLQRLQKVEEKISQRKTQTQNAREFHKKSIKEKAVHLSSLFSGDGISLPQGSFRREFHQSLGDVCHACKKRVYVAERLRAEGLFFHRECFRCDTCSAPLSQGGHAFDSEQGKLYCKLHFSQRNLGKRGEIFDPHMPPDDTIHPSTMPSPVRVESSPSQSPGTLSSLLKRSLHWPLHVSRSVCAVPRRVASWLGGKTRDVGLHIRDNAENYVFLYELLSVGLPLLAALHELLLQLQAEPEAEAGPLQLQALQEWLEQHLGPWLFT